GCCTGTCATGGACGGCCTTGAAGCGACGCGAAAGATCCGGCGGCAGCCGCGAAACGACGCCGCGCACATCCCGATAATCGCGATGACTGCGAACGCCTTCGACGACGATATAAAAAAATCAAAAGAAGCGGGGATGGACGCGCACATCACAAAGCCGTTCGACCCAAAAAGGCTGTGCAGCGAGCTATATTCTCTGATAACAAAAGAAGATGGACGGAGGCTGAAATTTGAACAGTATAAAACTGATAATTGAGGCCTATCTCAATGAATATCTGCTGCACAGAGATGTTGAAAAAACGCTCTCTCTGCTTTCGGACGACATCTGCTGGATA
Above is a genomic segment from Cloacibacillus sp. containing:
- a CDS encoding response regulator gives rise to the protein CEDHPLNRQIARRLLEKNGVLVTCATDGQEGVETFVGSPLGFFDAILMDIRMPVMDGLEATRKIRRQPRNDAAHIPIIAMTANAFDDDIKKSKEAGMDAHITKPFDPKRLCSELYSLITKEDGRRLKFEQYKTDN